From the genome of Lutzomyia longipalpis isolate SR_M1_2022 chromosome 2, ASM2433408v1, one region includes:
- the LOC129788342 gene encoding putative fatty acyl-CoA reductase CG5065 has protein sequence MESFELPTIPEFFRDREIFITGGTGFVGKAIIEKILYSCPEISRIYLLVRCKKGVGVSERLEKFKSNQIFNRIREKDEKLLDKLIPLAGDSMSLQLGLSDEDLAKMENVSVIINSAASVRFDEPLRDAIFMNTRSARELVVIAEKLKNLKVLVHISTTYCNPGYEVIEEKIYPPLADWRQTIKLAENMDGDTLEILAAKYMDFQPNTYTFTKSLAEQIMKENSDRLPIIIFRPCSFR, from the coding sequence ATGGAATCATTTGAGCTGCCAACAATCCCTGAATTCTTTCGTGATCgcgaaattttcattactGGAGGAACTGGGTTTGTGGGAAAGGCGATCATCGAAAAGATCCTGTACTCCTGCCCGGAAATAAGTAGGATTTACCTTCTTGTGCGATGCAAGAAAGGTGTTGGAGTGTCTGAACGTCTGGAGAAATTCAAAAGCAATCAGATCTTCAATCGAATCAGGGAGAAGGATGAGAAATTGCTGGATAAGTTGATTCCTCTTGCGGGAGATTCAATGAGCCTCCAGCTGGGTTTGAGTGATGAAGATCTTGCAAAGATGGAGAATGTCTCTGTGATAATAAATAGTGCTGCAAGTGTACGATTCGATGAACCCCTTCGTGATGCGATCTTCATGAATACGCGAAGTGCTCGAGAGCTCGTTGTGATTGCGGAGAAGCTGAAGAATCTCAAAGTTCTCGTTCACATCTCTACAACTTACTGCAATCCTGGGTATGAAGTGATCGAGGAGAAGATTTATCCACCTCTGGCTGATTGGCGTCAAACAATCAAACTTGCTGAGAATATGGATGGAGATACGTTGGAGATCCTCGCGGCAAAGTACATGGACTTCCAGCCAAACACTTACACCTTCACGAAGAGCCTGGCCGAGCAGATAATGAAGGAAAACTCTG
- the LOC129788344 gene encoding putative fatty acyl-CoA reductase CG5065, whose amino-acid sequence MESFELPTIPEFFRDREIFITGGTGFVGKAIIEKILYSCPEISRIYLLVRCKKGVGVSERLEKFKSNQIFNRIREKDEKLLDKMIPLAGDSMSLQLGLSDEDLAKMENVSVIINSAASVRFDEPLRDAIFMNTRSARELVVIAEKLKNLKVLVHISTTYCNPGYEVIEEKIYPPLADWRQTIKLAENMDGDTLEILAAKYMDFQPNTYTFTKSLAEQIMKENSDRLPIIIFRPSISKENYFPAIQ is encoded by the coding sequence ATGGAATCATTTGAGCTGCCAACAATCCCTGAATTCTTTCGTGatcgtgaaattttcattactgGAGGAACAGGGTTTGTGGGAAAGGCGATCATTGAGAAGATCCTTTACTCCTGCCCGGAAATAAGTAGGATTTACCTGCTTGTGCGATGCAAGAAAGGTGTTGGAGTGTCTGAACGTCTGgagaaatttaaaagcaaTCAGATCTTCAATCGAATCAGGGAGAAGGATGAGAAATTGCTGGATAAGATGATTCCTCTCGCGGGAGACTCAATGAGCCTCCAGTTGGGTTTGAGTGATGAAGATCTTGCAAAGATGGAGAATGTCTCTGTGATAATAAATAGTGCTGCAAGTGTACGATTCGATGAACCCCTTCGTGATGCGATCTTCATGAATACGCGAAGTGCTCGAGAGCTCGTTGTGATTGCGGAGAAGCTGAAGAATCTCAAAGTTCTCGTTCACATCTCCACAACTTACTGCAATCCTGGGTATGAAGTGATCGAGGAGAAGATTTATCCACCTCTGGCTGATTGGCGTCAAACGATTAAACTTGCTGAGAATATGGATGGAGATACGTTGGAGATCCTCGCGGCAAAGTACATGGACTTCCAGCCAAACACCTACACCTTCACGAAGAGCCTGGCCGAGCAGATAATGAAGGAAAACTCTGATAGGCTTCCCATTATCATCTTCCGCCCGTCAATTagtaaggaaaattattttccagcAATTCAGTGA
- the LOC129788411 gene encoding fatty acyl-CoA reductase 1-like, which translates to MGKFESIPDFFAGRDVFITGGSGLIGKTLIEKILYSCSSVNKIFVMLRTKGGRNVEERLENLKKSDVFQRIRTKAPDLFDKLEAVEGDICDLGMGIDLLAPQKRFANVSILIHAAASVRFDDPLKKAAIINIRGTREILNFAETLPNLNVFFHTSTTFCYPEYKFMQEEMYPATADWRKVLDMVEKLDEEVICAMEKKIIGHQPNTYTFTKNLAEHLVHEYRHTVPIVLYRPSIMTPAVMEPFAGWNDNVNGPVGIMMATGSGLIRTLYTNRKIILDFNPIDVTVKAIIIAIWRQGLRTREEIFASPEMTIYNGSSGETNPVTYYELAMLGNSCIPMVPFDYNVWPISFIATTWFLLFYIRMVFLQIAPSLLIDGIIRLTGRPPIVMKLQRRLYLAQIHLAYFMRHTYEFENNNYMSLLNDLRGSDVDAFGFSYYKDVDHILYFVMCILGARRHILRQKDDSLPLARRRFNQMVFFRNTLQTIFYAVVVWFAFNSYKKYMAVVGK; encoded by the exons ATGGGGAAATTTGAGTCAATTCCGGATTTTTTTGCGGGACGCGATGTCTTCATCACGGGAGGATCAGGGTTGATTGGGAAGACGCTAATTGAGAAGATCCTGTATTCTTGCTCCAGTGTCAATAAGATCTTTGTGATGCTACGCACAAAGGGTGGACGAAATGTCGAGGAGAGATTGGAGAATCTCAAGAAATCCGAT GTCTTTCAGCGAATAAGAACAAAGGCACCGGATTTATTTGATAAACTCGAAGCAGTTGAGGGTGATATCTGTGACCTGGGGATGGGTATTGATCTCCTGGCGCCACAGAAGAGATTtgcaaatgtttcaattctCATTCATGCAGCTGCAAGTGTGCGCTTTGATGATCCCCTGAAGAAGGCTGCCATCATCAATATTCGCGGCACGAGGGAGATTCTCAATTTTGCCGAAACTCTACCCAATCTCAATGTCTTCTTCCACACCTCCACAACATTCTGCTATCCAGAGTACAAATTTATGCAGGAAGAAATGTACCCAGCAACAGCAGATTGGCGCAAAGTGTTGGATATGGTTGAGAAGTTGGATGAGGAAGTTATTTGCGCCATGGAGAAGAAGATTATTGGCCATCAACCCAATACGTACACCTTCACGAAGAATTTAGCTGAGCATCTGGTGCATGAGTATCGGCACACTGTTCCAATTGTCCTCTATCGCCCGTCGATAATGACTCCAGCCGTGATGGAGCCTTTTGCGGGGTGGAATGACAATGTTAATGGACCCGTGGGGATCATGATGGCCACTGGGAGTGGCTTGATCAGGACTCTGTACACCAATCGGAAAATTATCCTCGATTTCAATCCCATCGATGTGACGGTGAAGGCAATTATTATTGCAATCTGGCGCCAAGGTTTGCGAACAAGAGAGGAGATCTTTGCATCCCCGGAGATGACAATCTACAATGGCTCCTCCGGGGAAACTAATCCCGTGACGTACTACGAATTGGCCATGCTGGGAAATTCCTGCATCCCAATGGTGCCGTTTGACTACAATGTCTGGCCAATTAGCTTCATTGCGACAACGTGGTTCCTTCTCTTCTACATTCGCATGGTTTTCCTCCAGATTGCTCCATCACTCCTCATTGATGGCATCATCCGTCTCACGGGACGCCCACCGATTGTGATGAAGCTCCAACGACGCCTCTACCTGGCCCAAATTCACCTGGCCTACTTCATGAGGCACACCTATGAGTTTGAGAACAACAACTACATGTCCCTCCTCAATGATCTCCGTGGCAGTGATGTGGATGCCTTTGGGTTCAGCTACTACAAGGATGTCGATCACATTCTCTACTTTGTCATGTGCATCCTCGGTGCTAGGCGTCACATCTTGCGCCAGAAGGACGACAGTTTACCCCTGGCTAGACGACGCTTCAATCAAATGGTCTTCTTCAGGAACACCCTGCAGACCATTTTCTACGCCGTCGTCGTGTGGTTTGCCTTCAATTCCTACAAGAAGTACATGGCTGTGGTGGGTAAATGA
- the LOC129788412 gene encoding putative fatty acyl-CoA reductase CG5065, whose product MDSPHLPAIAEFFRDREIFITGGTGFVGKAIIEKILYSCPEISKIYLLVRCKKGVGVSERLEKFKSNQIFNRIREKDAKLLDKLIPLAGDSMSLQLGLSNEDLAKMENVSVIINSAASVRFDEPLRDAIFMNTRSARELVVIAEKLKNLKVLVHISTTYCNPGYEVIEEKIYPPLADWRQTIKLAENMDGDTLEILAAKYMDFQPNTYTFTKSLAEQIMKENSDRLPIIIFRPSIISPSVKEPFTGWVDNFNGVTGILAAGGSGLARVLYGCKTVLNNFQPLDVCVRSLLVATWKRGLGITSQMTIYNCACSKEKELKSEDLFHHCYTIASDIPLDEMVWFPNATITACYVFYKITLILFQVIPGIFFDLIFRIIRKKPIALSIMRKFHFASSSLSYFMFRDWFFVNDNCFNLMNDIKYEDMEEFGFDFYEGMEMKEYMYQSSMGGRRFLMRQKDEDLPRARRNYRIFWFLDRALKTVFWLGVLWFLVVRYDVLNFNFKRSLLG is encoded by the exons ATGGATTCACCTCACCTACCAGCGATCGCTGAATTCTTTCGTGATCgcgaaattttcattactGGAGGAACAGGGTTTGTGGGAAAGGCGATCATCGAGAAGATCCTTTACTCCTGTCCGGAAATAAGTAAGATTTACCTTCTTGTGCGATGCAAGAAAGGTGTTGGAGTGTCTGAACGTCTGGAGAAATTCAAAAGCAATCAGATCTTCAATCGAATCAGGGAGAAGGATGCGAAGCTGCTGGATAAGTTGATTCCTCTCGCGGGGGATTCAATGAGCCTCCAGCTGGGTTTGAGTAATGAAGATCTTGCAAAGATGGAGAATGTCTCTGTGATAATAAATAGTGCTGCAAGTGTACGATTCGATGAACCCCTTCGTGATGCGATCTTCATGAATACGCGAAGTGCCCGAGAGCTCGTTGTGATTGCGGAGAAGCTGAAGAATCTCAAAGTTCTCGTTCACATCTCCACAACTTACTGCAATCCTGGGTATGAAGTGATCGAGgagaaaatttatccacctctgGCTGATTGGCGTCAAACGATTAAACTTGCTGAGAATATGGATGGAGATACATTGGAGATCCTCGCGGCAAAGTACATGGACTTCCAGCCAAACACTTACACCTTCACGAAGAGCCTGGCCGAGCAGATAATGAAGGAAAACTCTGATAGGCTTCCCATTATCATCTTCCGGCCGTCAAtta TCTCTCCATCCGTCAAGGAGCCTTTCACTGGGTGGGTGGATAATTTCAATGGGGTCACGGGAATTCTCGCTGCAGGGGGATCAGGCTTAGCAAGGGTTCTATATGGATGTAAAACTGTTTTAAACAACTTCCAACCACTCGATGTGTGTGTCAGATCTCTCCTCGTGGCCACATGGAAGCGTGGCTTGGGCATTACAAGCCAAATGACCATCTACAATTGTGCCTGTAGCAAGGAGAAGGAGCTAAAGAGTGAAGATCTCTTCCATCATTGCTACACCATTGCCTCAGATATTCCTCTCGATGAAATGGTTTGGTTTCCCAATGCTACAATAACTGCCTGCTATGTCTTCTACAAGATCACCCTCATTCTCTTCCAAGTAATCccgggaattttctttgatttgaTATTTAGAATCATTAGGAAGAAACCCATTGCTCTGAGCATTATGCGAAAGTTCCATTTTGCCTCTTCGTCTCTGTCGTATTTTATGTTCAGAGATTGGTTCTTTGTCAATGATAATTGCTTCAATCTCATGAATGACATCAAGTACGAAGATATGGAAGAGTTTGGATTTGATTTCTACGAGGGAATGGAGATGAAGGAGTACATGTATCAGTCAAGTATGGGTGGGAGGAGATTTCTCATGAGGCAAAAGGATGAGGATTTACCGCGAGCCAGAAGGAATTATCGGATTTTCTGGTTTCTCGATCGGGCACTCAAAACTGTTTTCTGGTTGGGAGTTTTGTGGTTTCTTGTTGTGCGGTATGAtgttctaaattttaattttaaacgcTCTCTTCTGGGTTAA
- the LOC129788406 gene encoding serine hydroxymethyltransferase isoform X1: MSRAICSLLSKAHQPRIIFNYSQSAGCISLQQHIPAKEIPAASTQGISQQVRKISTSSKMLGKSQLLHSNLWDSDPELMDLVKKEKNRQLRGLEMIASENFTSVPVLQCLSSCLHNKYSEGLPGQRYYGGNQFIDQIEILCQKRALEAYKLNPEEWGVNVQPYSGSPANLAVYTGLCNPHDRIMGLDLPDGGHLTHGFMTATKKISATSIFFESMPYKVDVKTGLIDYDKLEENARLFKPKVIIAGMSCYSRCLDYKRFREIANQNGAYLFADMAHVSGLVVTEQIPSPFEYCDVVSTTTHKTLRGPRAGVIFFRKGVRSVKANGDKVMYDLEARINQAVFPGLQGGPHNHAIAAIATTFLQAKSPEFVEYQKQVITNAQRLCKGLIERGYSIATGGTDVHLLLMDLRNVGLTGAKAEYLLEEISIACNKNTVPGDKSALNPSGIRLGTPALTTRGLVEADMDRVVDFIDRGLKLCKEISATSGPKFVDFKNILHNDEAFAAKVAALRKDVEDFSVQFPLPGIEDY; the protein is encoded by the exons ATGTCGCGTGCCATCTGCAGTCTTTTATCTAAAGCTCATCAGCCAcgcattattttcaattactcCCAATCTGCCGGCTGTATCTCACTCCAGCAGCACATTCCCGCCAAGGAAATCCCCGCAGCTTCCACCCAGGGAATCTCTCAGCAAGTCCGGAAG ATCAGTACATCCAGTAAAATGTTGGGAAAATCCCAGCTTCTGCATTCAAATCTGTGGGATTCAGACCCAGAATTGATGGACCTCgtgaagaaggagaagaataGGCAACTTCGTGGATTAGAAATGATTGCCAGTGAGAATTTTACATCTGTCCCCGTTCTTCAGTGCCTCAGCTCATGCCTCCACAATAAATACTCCGAGGGGCTTCCTGGTcaaag ATACTACGGAGGGAATCAGTTTATCgatcaaattgaaattctctgCCAGAAACGCGCTTTGGAGGCTTACAAGCTCAATCCGGAAGAGTGGGGGGTGAATGTGCAGCCCTATTCGGGTTCTCCGGCCAATTTGGCCGTCTACACGGGACTGTGTAACCCCCATGATCGTATTATGGGGCTGGATCTCCCGGACGGGGGGCACCTGACGCATGGCTTCATGACGGCAACGAAGAAAATCTCTGCAACTTCCATCTTCTTCGAGAGTATGCCGTACAAGGTGGACGTCAAGACGGGGCTCATCGACTACGATAAGCTCGAGGAGAATGCACGTCTCTTCAAGCCAAAGGTCATCATTGCGGGTATGTCGTGCTACTCACGCTGCCTGGACTACAAACGTTTCCGGGAGATTGCAAATCAAAATGGGGCTTACTTATTTGCGGACATGGCGCACGTTTCGGGGCTCGTGGTAACAGAGCAGATTCCCAGTCCCTTTGAGTACTGCGACGTGGTCAGCACGACGACGCATAAAACACTCCGGGGACCCAGGGCGGGGGTAATCTTCTTCCGGAAGGGTGTACGAAGCGTCAAGGCGAATGGGGATAAAGTTATGTATGATTTAGAGGCACGAATCAATCAAGCTGTCTTCCCGGGGCTTCAGGGTGGACCCCACAATCATGCCATTGCTGCCATTGCCACAACATTCCTCCAGGCTAAATCTCCGGAATTTGTCGAATACCAAAAGCAGGTGATTACAAATGCCCAGCGCCTGTGCAAGGGATTGATTGAGCGAGGCTACTCCATCGCCACCGGGGGCACTGATGTGCATCTCCTGCTGATGGATTTGCGCAATGTGGGACTCACGGGGGCTAAGGCAGAGTACCTTCTGGAGGAAATTTCAATTGCATGCAACAAAAACACCGTACCTGGCGATAAATCTGCTCTCAACCCATCCGGAATTCGTCTTGGTACGCCCGCTCTCACCACTCGGGGGCTCGTGGAGGCTGACATGGATCGTGTGGTGGACTTCATTGATCGTGGCTTGAAGCTCTGCAAGGAAATCTCCGCAACTTCCGGGCCGAAGTTTGTTGATTTCAAGAATATTCTCCACAATGATGAGGCTTTCGCGGCTAAGGTGGCTGCCCTGAGGAAGGATGTTGAGGACTTCAGCGTGCAATTCCCTCTGCCGGGAATTGAAGATTATTAA
- the LOC129788406 gene encoding serine hydroxymethyltransferase isoform X2 translates to MAKISTSSKMLGKSQLLHSNLWDSDPELMDLVKKEKNRQLRGLEMIASENFTSVPVLQCLSSCLHNKYSEGLPGQRYYGGNQFIDQIEILCQKRALEAYKLNPEEWGVNVQPYSGSPANLAVYTGLCNPHDRIMGLDLPDGGHLTHGFMTATKKISATSIFFESMPYKVDVKTGLIDYDKLEENARLFKPKVIIAGMSCYSRCLDYKRFREIANQNGAYLFADMAHVSGLVVTEQIPSPFEYCDVVSTTTHKTLRGPRAGVIFFRKGVRSVKANGDKVMYDLEARINQAVFPGLQGGPHNHAIAAIATTFLQAKSPEFVEYQKQVITNAQRLCKGLIERGYSIATGGTDVHLLLMDLRNVGLTGAKAEYLLEEISIACNKNTVPGDKSALNPSGIRLGTPALTTRGLVEADMDRVVDFIDRGLKLCKEISATSGPKFVDFKNILHNDEAFAAKVAALRKDVEDFSVQFPLPGIEDY, encoded by the exons ATGGCCAAA ATCAGTACATCCAGTAAAATGTTGGGAAAATCCCAGCTTCTGCATTCAAATCTGTGGGATTCAGACCCAGAATTGATGGACCTCgtgaagaaggagaagaataGGCAACTTCGTGGATTAGAAATGATTGCCAGTGAGAATTTTACATCTGTCCCCGTTCTTCAGTGCCTCAGCTCATGCCTCCACAATAAATACTCCGAGGGGCTTCCTGGTcaaag ATACTACGGAGGGAATCAGTTTATCgatcaaattgaaattctctgCCAGAAACGCGCTTTGGAGGCTTACAAGCTCAATCCGGAAGAGTGGGGGGTGAATGTGCAGCCCTATTCGGGTTCTCCGGCCAATTTGGCCGTCTACACGGGACTGTGTAACCCCCATGATCGTATTATGGGGCTGGATCTCCCGGACGGGGGGCACCTGACGCATGGCTTCATGACGGCAACGAAGAAAATCTCTGCAACTTCCATCTTCTTCGAGAGTATGCCGTACAAGGTGGACGTCAAGACGGGGCTCATCGACTACGATAAGCTCGAGGAGAATGCACGTCTCTTCAAGCCAAAGGTCATCATTGCGGGTATGTCGTGCTACTCACGCTGCCTGGACTACAAACGTTTCCGGGAGATTGCAAATCAAAATGGGGCTTACTTATTTGCGGACATGGCGCACGTTTCGGGGCTCGTGGTAACAGAGCAGATTCCCAGTCCCTTTGAGTACTGCGACGTGGTCAGCACGACGACGCATAAAACACTCCGGGGACCCAGGGCGGGGGTAATCTTCTTCCGGAAGGGTGTACGAAGCGTCAAGGCGAATGGGGATAAAGTTATGTATGATTTAGAGGCACGAATCAATCAAGCTGTCTTCCCGGGGCTTCAGGGTGGACCCCACAATCATGCCATTGCTGCCATTGCCACAACATTCCTCCAGGCTAAATCTCCGGAATTTGTCGAATACCAAAAGCAGGTGATTACAAATGCCCAGCGCCTGTGCAAGGGATTGATTGAGCGAGGCTACTCCATCGCCACCGGGGGCACTGATGTGCATCTCCTGCTGATGGATTTGCGCAATGTGGGACTCACGGGGGCTAAGGCAGAGTACCTTCTGGAGGAAATTTCAATTGCATGCAACAAAAACACCGTACCTGGCGATAAATCTGCTCTCAACCCATCCGGAATTCGTCTTGGTACGCCCGCTCTCACCACTCGGGGGCTCGTGGAGGCTGACATGGATCGTGTGGTGGACTTCATTGATCGTGGCTTGAAGCTCTGCAAGGAAATCTCCGCAACTTCCGGGCCGAAGTTTGTTGATTTCAAGAATATTCTCCACAATGATGAGGCTTTCGCGGCTAAGGTGGCTGCCCTGAGGAAGGATGTTGAGGACTTCAGCGTGCAATTCCCTCTGCCGGGAATTGAAGATTATTAA